One stretch of Solenopsis invicta isolate M01_SB chromosome 16, UNIL_Sinv_3.0, whole genome shotgun sequence DNA includes these proteins:
- the LOC105194441 gene encoding clotting factor C isoform X2, giving the protein MLEQRYVRRRGLQLIKLRTVCLNMRIVRQISTLLIIYGYGVCIDGLLCIGATNCTDRSNENSKLCSRIGWPSFLKLVRPPMETIRPPPVQISRRIRSPVTSSSNTCKVPPQPQNGQWKLHPDQCPGEQECNVAQRTELGLGSLLVYSCYTGFKIRGSPYVSCIIGGKWINIPDCVPDIRCKPLSTASVDATCTYDDEWVSCGSSVRPGTKATLKCRNSYRPENNPFSRQRNNVRCNANGQWEPEPMRCIPECGIIPRDFVPLIVSGNQPNITEIPWHASLYRNVDKQKQFFCGATVIKENLLITAANCVYNEKTRKLVQAKSIYVLTGNIYRDYDYPSHDQRHVNKNQVKRIYIRRSYLGLVRNYLWDIAILELVTPFVLSTWLVPVCIDIISDSSVLKVGSSGKVARFGRTHGESSMVLQALTVPVISFSQCSQQFETEQFITVDKFCTGYTNGSGICDGDSGGGLVFKTNNLWYLRGIVSLSFDRIQKRRDVYCYYYNLHSLYTNVSSHISWIQDVITKIEQNQIQILCSSESQTKCSYFDNKYSLLYELGFF; this is encoded by the exons gATATGGAGTCTGTATCGATGGCCTACTATGTATCGGAGCAACTAATTGCACCGATAGATCGAATGAAAATTCGAAATTATGCAGCAGAATTGGATGGCCATCATTTCTAAAGTTGGTTCGACCACCAATGGAAACGATACGACCACCACCAGTACAGATTTCTAGACGAATACGATCTCCTGTGACGTCTTCATCTAATACTTGTAAAGTACCTCCGCAACCGCAAAATGGTCAATGGAAGTTACATCCAGACCAATGCCCAGGTGAACAGGAATGTAACGTTGCACAGAGAACGGAATTGGGATTAGGATCTCTTCTCGTCTACTCTTGTTATACGGGATTTAAAATAAGAGGTTCGCCCTACGTGAGCTGCATTATTGGAGGAAAATGGATTAATATACCAGATTGCGTACcag ATATACGCTGTAAACCTTTAAGTACAGCATCTGTTGACGCTACATGTACGTATGATGATGAATGGGTTTCATGCGGATCTTCTGTACGACCGGGAACAAAAGCGACATTAAAATGTCGAAATAGTTATCGGCCTGAAAATAATCCATTTTCTAGACAAAGAAACAATGTGAGATGTAATGCAAATGGTCAATGGGAACCGGAACCTATGCGATGCATTCCAG AATGTGGCATTATTCCTCGTGATTTTGTACCACTCATTGTGAGCGGTAATCAACCAAATATCACGGAAATTCCGTGGCATGCCTCACTATACCGCAATGTAGACAAgcaaaagcaatttttttgtgGGGCGACTGTTATTAAAGAGAATCTCTTGATAACGGCGGCTAATTGTGTATATAATGAGAAAACTAGAAAACTAGTTCAAGCCAAATCAATTTATGTATTAACGGGAAACATCTATCGCGATTACGATTATCCCTCTCACGATCAAAGACACGTTAACAAGAATCAG GTGAAACGTATTTACATCAGACGCAGTTATCTAGGACTTGTAAGAAATTATCTTTGGGATATTGCGATATTAGAACTCGTCACGCCATTCGTATTGTCAACTTGGTTGGTTCCAGTATGTATAGATATTATAAGCGATAGCAGTGTATTAAAGGTCGGTTCTTCTGGAAAGGTAGCCAGATTTGGTAGAACACATGGTGAATCTAGCATGGTCCTGCAGGCTTTGACAGTGCCCGTGATTTCATTTAGCCAATGCAGTCAACAATTTGAAACGGAACAGTTTATCACCGTTGACAAATTTTGTACAGGCTACACGAATG GTTCTGGTATTTGTGATGGTGACAGTGGTGGTGGATTAGTTTTTAAAACCAATAATTTGTGGTACCTCCGTGGTATTGTTAGTCTTTCGTTCGACAGGATACAAAAGCGTAGAGATGTTTACTGCTACTACTACAACTTGCATTCTTTATACACAAATGTATCAAGCCATATTTCATGGATACAAGATGTCATTacaaaaatagaacaaaatcaAATCCAAATCTTATGCTCATCTGAGTCTCAAACTAAATGCtcatattttgataataagtaTTCCCTTTTATATGAACTCGGGTTCTTTTAG
- the LOC105194441 gene encoding clotting factor C isoform X3 gives MLEQRYVRRRGLQLIKLRTVCLNMRIVRQISTLLIIYVCIDGLLCIGATNCTDRSNENSKLCSRIGWPSFLKLVRPPMETIRPPPVQISRRIRSPVTSSSNTCKVPPQPQNGQWKLHPDQCPGEQECNVAQRTELGLGSLLVYSCYTGFKIRGSPYVSCIIGGKWINIPDCVPDIRCKPLSTASVDATCTYDDEWVSCGSSVRPGTKATLKCRNSYRPENNPFSRQRNNVRCNANGQWEPEPMRCIPECGIIPRDFVPLIVSGNQPNITEIPWHASLYRNVDKQKQFFCGATVIKENLLITAANCVYNEKTRKLVQAKSIYVLTGNIYRDYDYPSHDQRHVNKNQVKRIYIRRSYLGLVRNYLWDIAILELVTPFVLSTWLVPVCIDIISDSSVLKVGSSGKVARFGRTHGESSMVLQALTVPVISFSQCSQQFETEQFITVDKFCTGYTNGSGICDGDSGGGLVFKTNNLWYLRGIVSLSFDRIQKRRDVYCYYYNLHSLYTNVSSHISWIQDVITKIEQNQIQILCSSESQTKCSYFDNKYSLLYELGFF, from the exons TCTGTATCGATGGCCTACTATGTATCGGAGCAACTAATTGCACCGATAGATCGAATGAAAATTCGAAATTATGCAGCAGAATTGGATGGCCATCATTTCTAAAGTTGGTTCGACCACCAATGGAAACGATACGACCACCACCAGTACAGATTTCTAGACGAATACGATCTCCTGTGACGTCTTCATCTAATACTTGTAAAGTACCTCCGCAACCGCAAAATGGTCAATGGAAGTTACATCCAGACCAATGCCCAGGTGAACAGGAATGTAACGTTGCACAGAGAACGGAATTGGGATTAGGATCTCTTCTCGTCTACTCTTGTTATACGGGATTTAAAATAAGAGGTTCGCCCTACGTGAGCTGCATTATTGGAGGAAAATGGATTAATATACCAGATTGCGTACcag ATATACGCTGTAAACCTTTAAGTACAGCATCTGTTGACGCTACATGTACGTATGATGATGAATGGGTTTCATGCGGATCTTCTGTACGACCGGGAACAAAAGCGACATTAAAATGTCGAAATAGTTATCGGCCTGAAAATAATCCATTTTCTAGACAAAGAAACAATGTGAGATGTAATGCAAATGGTCAATGGGAACCGGAACCTATGCGATGCATTCCAG AATGTGGCATTATTCCTCGTGATTTTGTACCACTCATTGTGAGCGGTAATCAACCAAATATCACGGAAATTCCGTGGCATGCCTCACTATACCGCAATGTAGACAAgcaaaagcaatttttttgtgGGGCGACTGTTATTAAAGAGAATCTCTTGATAACGGCGGCTAATTGTGTATATAATGAGAAAACTAGAAAACTAGTTCAAGCCAAATCAATTTATGTATTAACGGGAAACATCTATCGCGATTACGATTATCCCTCTCACGATCAAAGACACGTTAACAAGAATCAG GTGAAACGTATTTACATCAGACGCAGTTATCTAGGACTTGTAAGAAATTATCTTTGGGATATTGCGATATTAGAACTCGTCACGCCATTCGTATTGTCAACTTGGTTGGTTCCAGTATGTATAGATATTATAAGCGATAGCAGTGTATTAAAGGTCGGTTCTTCTGGAAAGGTAGCCAGATTTGGTAGAACACATGGTGAATCTAGCATGGTCCTGCAGGCTTTGACAGTGCCCGTGATTTCATTTAGCCAATGCAGTCAACAATTTGAAACGGAACAGTTTATCACCGTTGACAAATTTTGTACAGGCTACACGAATG GTTCTGGTATTTGTGATGGTGACAGTGGTGGTGGATTAGTTTTTAAAACCAATAATTTGTGGTACCTCCGTGGTATTGTTAGTCTTTCGTTCGACAGGATACAAAAGCGTAGAGATGTTTACTGCTACTACTACAACTTGCATTCTTTATACACAAATGTATCAAGCCATATTTCATGGATACAAGATGTCATTacaaaaatagaacaaaatcaAATCCAAATCTTATGCTCATCTGAGTCTCAAACTAAATGCtcatattttgataataagtaTTCCCTTTTATATGAACTCGGGTTCTTTTAG